The following are encoded together in the Methylomonas methanica MC09 genome:
- a CDS encoding oligosaccharide flippase family protein — translation MKDSVNANTLWSLFGGGVPALAGLAAIPLLVHLLNVERFALVSLLLSFNLFFFVYDVGLTRTMHFMAPKKVYLTMEGAGRLVTSCLFVGLLIGLVLTLFFSWVSPLLVLNWLNVDTSMRQEAIPAFQITSVGIMPALLINVLKGNLEGRQLFRSANICKIISGVSLFIFPVIAACYSDKLFVIAWAILISRVLSFLVYVKLTFSRFSLAHIRMHWGDSRKIIRYTFWAGISGFFATLFIYGDRFIVAGYIDTTSLAIYITSQDVLIRYLLVPWSIAIVLAPFFASENLDAIAFTKAYSTAIINISILTLGFVCVAISLLFFAVPIWLNADLVSITRQLGSILMIGVVFAAFSQLPLIYLYAKGQAKLLSAIFIGEGFLYLLIAPFIFDEFGVIGAACVWSVRLFLELMLLSYFSHRLLRL, via the coding sequence ATGAAAGACAGTGTTAACGCTAATACGCTATGGAGCTTGTTTGGAGGCGGAGTTCCTGCATTGGCAGGCTTGGCTGCTATCCCGCTCTTAGTGCATTTACTGAATGTGGAGCGGTTTGCTTTGGTTTCACTGCTGCTGTCTTTTAATCTGTTTTTCTTTGTTTATGATGTTGGCCTGACACGTACAATGCATTTCATGGCGCCCAAAAAAGTTTACCTGACTATGGAGGGGGCGGGGCGCTTGGTAACAAGCTGTTTGTTTGTAGGTTTATTGATCGGGCTGGTATTGACGCTTTTTTTTAGCTGGGTAAGTCCGCTGTTAGTGTTAAATTGGCTCAATGTCGATACAAGTATGAGGCAGGAGGCCATTCCGGCGTTTCAGATAACATCCGTCGGCATTATGCCGGCATTATTAATAAACGTTCTAAAAGGTAATTTAGAGGGTAGGCAGCTTTTTCGATCCGCGAATATTTGTAAAATTATATCCGGCGTCAGTCTCTTTATATTTCCAGTAATTGCAGCATGTTATTCAGATAAATTATTCGTAATAGCTTGGGCTATTCTTATATCAAGAGTATTAAGTTTTTTGGTATATGTAAAGCTTACCTTCTCAAGGTTCAGTCTCGCGCATATCAGAATGCATTGGGGGGATAGTAGGAAAATTATAAGATATACGTTTTGGGCGGGTATTTCAGGGTTTTTTGCTACTTTATTTATTTATGGAGATCGTTTTATTGTCGCCGGCTACATCGATACAACTTCACTGGCGATATACATCACAAGTCAGGATGTATTGATTAGATATTTGTTGGTTCCCTGGTCGATAGCCATTGTGCTGGCACCTTTTTTTGCCTCGGAAAATTTGGATGCAATTGCTTTTACAAAAGCTTATTCGACTGCGATTATAAATATATCCATCCTTACTTTAGGCTTTGTTTGTGTCGCAATTAGTTTGCTATTTTTTGCCGTTCCGATATGGTTGAATGCGGATTTGGTTAGTATAACGAGGCAACTCGGTAGTATATTAATGATCGGAGTGGTTTTTGCCGCTTTTTCACAATTACCGCTTATTTATTTGTATGCTAAAGGTCAAGCTAAATTATTAAGTGCTATCTTCATAGGGGAGGGTTTTCTTTATCTGTTAATTGCCCCTTTTATATTTGACGAGTTTGGCGTGATCGGAGCTGCCTGTGTTTGGTCGGTCAGGCTGTTTTTAGAATTGATGTTGCTTAGTTATTTTTCGCATAGGTTATTGCGGTTATGA
- a CDS encoding EpsG family protein yields MISFKTAKARILLKYLSFLGLGVIAAVLCQTASKDWWTYSSHLYGYYSVHSSWEEMWQSFSVLKEPLYFFPAKFFGELLSFSVFIAITTVTLLVVKLHFLTKIVDNVWAACFFYGSLYLFLFEGTVLRTAFATALIFPAFYCLQKTNVTGSLFLVVLATQIHLTSIVFFLMYPLYFCRRINWLVFVFFAISPFLVLMNFSIYDMLFQVVNVFTDKYQIYAIEKDLTQQNSTGLFFFFIGFFYLIILILVYFLRVSLLTDPFKLMLLSLSMLGVIAMCILHDHVAVAARFGELLLICVVPLLSWLLLYFNEHNMKYYQRALILTFCSYGIARFVYLFPSLIF; encoded by the coding sequence ATGATAAGTTTTAAGACGGCCAAAGCTCGGATTTTGTTAAAATACCTGTCTTTTTTGGGGTTGGGAGTCATAGCCGCTGTGTTATGTCAAACAGCCTCAAAAGATTGGTGGACTTACAGTAGTCACCTATATGGCTATTATAGTGTTCATTCAAGCTGGGAAGAAATGTGGCAATCTTTCTCTGTTTTAAAGGAGCCCTTATATTTTTTTCCGGCGAAATTTTTTGGTGAACTGCTAAGTTTTTCGGTCTTTATAGCCATTACCACTGTTACGCTATTGGTAGTCAAATTACATTTTTTAACGAAAATAGTTGATAACGTATGGGCGGCCTGTTTTTTCTACGGCAGTTTGTATCTGTTTCTATTCGAGGGTACTGTATTACGAACTGCTTTTGCGACAGCACTTATTTTTCCGGCATTTTATTGCCTGCAAAAAACTAACGTAACCGGTAGTCTGTTTTTGGTGGTATTGGCAACACAAATACACTTGACATCGATAGTGTTTTTTTTGATGTATCCACTTTATTTTTGTCGCCGAATTAATTGGCTGGTATTTGTTTTTTTTGCTATTTCTCCATTTTTAGTTCTTATGAATTTTTCTATTTACGATATGCTGTTTCAAGTCGTAAATGTTTTTACCGATAAGTATCAGATATATGCAATTGAAAAAGACCTTACACAACAAAACTCTACGGGCTTATTTTTTTTCTTTATCGGTTTTTTTTATCTAATTATATTAATTCTTGTTTATTTCCTGCGGGTATCGTTGTTGACGGATCCGTTTAAATTGATGCTGCTTTCATTATCCATGTTAGGCGTGATTGCAATGTGCATATTACATGATCATGTGGCGGTCGCGGCTCGATTTGGCGAGCTTTTATTGATTTGCGTTGTGCCCTTACTGAGTTGGTTGTTACTGTATTTTAACGAGCACAACATGAAATATTACCAACGTGCATTAATATTAACTTTTTGCAGTTATGGCATAGCTAGATTTGTATATCTCTTTCCGAGTCTGATTTTTTAG
- a CDS encoding NAD-dependent epimerase/dehydratase family protein produces MNDLVLVSGASGFIGANLCAFLLQAGHKVRQLNRKRLNTDEPPFVMDLANDPCPSGLLQNVHTVFHLAGKAHAVAESVGDAAGYSQINTEGTRKLLEAAKHAGVEKFVYFSSVKAVGDTDRGPMDESVNLSADTPYGQSKYAAEQLVLHGGYVPHPVVIRPSMVYGNSKKGNLPRMIQAIRRGVFPPLPETHNRRSMVHVEDVVQAALLAAELPQAAGQIYIVTDDNAYSTRQIYDWIRAALGKSPQNWHIPMLMLTVAAKTGDSVGRLTGRRFPFDSDALDKLTGSAWYSSAKIQRELGFRPRHSLHSSIADIVHFLNI; encoded by the coding sequence ATGAATGATTTGGTCTTGGTCAGTGGTGCTAGTGGTTTTATAGGCGCTAATTTATGTGCTTTTTTGCTGCAAGCGGGGCACAAAGTTAGGCAGTTAAATCGCAAACGGTTGAACACAGACGAGCCTCCATTTGTTATGGATTTAGCCAATGATCCCTGTCCATCGGGTCTACTTCAGAATGTCCATACGGTATTTCATCTGGCCGGCAAGGCCCATGCCGTTGCCGAGTCGGTAGGAGATGCCGCCGGATATTCTCAAATCAACACCGAGGGGACGCGAAAACTGTTGGAAGCGGCAAAACATGCGGGCGTGGAAAAGTTTGTTTACTTTAGTAGCGTTAAAGCCGTTGGCGATACCGATAGAGGGCCGATGGATGAATCGGTGAATTTGTCTGCCGATACGCCTTACGGGCAATCCAAATATGCCGCCGAACAACTGGTGTTACATGGGGGTTATGTCCCGCATCCGGTGGTGATTCGGCCCAGCATGGTTTACGGCAATAGCAAAAAAGGCAATTTGCCGCGGATGATTCAGGCGATTCGGCGCGGCGTGTTTCCGCCGTTGCCTGAAACGCATAACCGGCGATCCATGGTGCATGTGGAGGATGTGGTGCAAGCGGCCTTGCTTGCTGCTGAATTACCGCAGGCGGCGGGGCAAATTTATATTGTTACCGACGACAACGCTTATTCCACCCGGCAAATTTACGATTGGATTAGAGCCGCACTGGGTAAATCGCCGCAAAATTGGCACATACCGATGCTTATGCTGACTGTTGCGGCCAAAACAGGCGACAGCGTCGGCCGCTTAACTGGCCGCCGCTTTCCGTTCGATAGTGACGCACTGGATAAATTGACCGGTTCGGCATGGTATTCCTCTGCTAAAATTCAGCGCGAACTGGGTTTTCGGCCCCGGCATTCGCTGCACTCTTCCATAGCGGACATTGTCCATTTTTTGAATATTTAA
- a CDS encoding MraY family glycosyltransferase: MLFHFVLVLLASFVLTGVIRQYALARKVLDIPNQRSSHSVPTPRGGGLAIVLAFGMALLLLKFGQLIDSRLLALFGVTLLVAGIGFCDDHAHVAARWRLLIHLFAAALALKLLGGFPLLLLPAPLDQLTHRWLIDISWLGYVIGTLLLVWCLNLFNFMDGTDGIAASESLFMSMALASYAYYLDQTLFYICLSLAAASLGFLVWNWPKAKIFMGDAGSGFIGLWLGLLVLMAAQQAAVLLYCGLILFGIFMVDASYTLYMRFLTGQKWYDAHCSHTYQRAAKRYGHLRVLLACWLINIGWLFPLSLWVFAHPGHALAGMAAAYLPLIYLAHRFGAGQADWVNS; the protein is encoded by the coding sequence GTGTTGTTTCATTTTGTTCTGGTTTTGCTCGCGTCATTTGTACTGACGGGTGTTATCCGCCAGTATGCCCTGGCCCGTAAGGTTTTGGATATTCCGAATCAACGCAGTTCCCATAGCGTACCTACTCCCAGAGGGGGAGGGTTGGCTATTGTGCTGGCTTTCGGTATGGCGTTGCTGTTGCTCAAATTCGGTCAACTTATCGACAGCCGTTTGTTGGCCCTATTTGGCGTTACTTTGTTGGTGGCCGGGATTGGCTTTTGCGATGACCATGCGCATGTGGCCGCGCGCTGGCGTTTGTTGATCCATTTGTTTGCTGCCGCCTTAGCCTTAAAGTTGCTGGGCGGTTTTCCGTTATTGCTGTTGCCTGCTCCGTTGGACCAGCTGACACACCGTTGGCTGATCGACATCAGCTGGTTGGGATATGTTATTGGAACCTTGTTATTGGTTTGGTGTTTGAATTTATTTAATTTTATGGATGGTACGGATGGAATCGCCGCGTCCGAGTCCTTATTTATGTCAATGGCTTTAGCCAGCTATGCCTACTATTTGGATCAAACGCTATTCTATATCTGCTTAAGCTTGGCTGCGGCGTCCTTGGGTTTTTTGGTTTGGAACTGGCCCAAAGCCAAGATTTTTATGGGTGATGCCGGCAGCGGTTTCATAGGGTTATGGTTGGGGTTATTAGTGTTGATGGCTGCGCAACAAGCGGCTGTTTTGCTGTATTGCGGATTGATTTTATTCGGTATTTTCATGGTTGACGCGTCCTATACTTTATATATGCGTTTTTTGACCGGTCAGAAATGGTATGACGCTCATTGTTCCCATACCTATCAACGTGCGGCTAAACGGTACGGACATCTACGGGTGTTGCTAGCCTGCTGGCTAATCAATATAGGCTGGCTATTTCCGCTGTCGTTATGGGTCTTTGCCCATCCCGGTCATGCGTTAGCGGGGATGGCGGCAGCCTATTTACCGTTGATTTATTTGGCTCACCGATTCGGAGCCGGCCAAGCGGATTGGGTTAATTCATGA
- a CDS encoding polysaccharide biosynthesis protein, which produces MTIRFRSRTSIFLHDLMMVPLAWLGAYWLRFNLDEIPDEFFYSALLFLPVVIGIQVSAFWTFGLYRGVWRFSSMPDLIRIAKSVSAGIFFITGILFLYNRLEGLPRSVIPLYMLILLALLCVPRFVYRFWKERDIVERIGLRALIVGAGAAGDMLVRDLLSNPNSGYIPVLFADDQAGKLNREIRGIRVAGRIEQIPALIEQWEVEVVLIAIPSATDTQMRRIVEICESSKVRFQTLPSVKELLSGAVTKASLRNVSITDILGRDPVWLDWHGIQASLHDKTILVTGGGGSIGSELCKQLAKIQPRNLIVFDQCEFNLYKIDAELSRHYPQLPHLAILGDVTQALAVQQIIDSQKPDVIFHAAAYKHVPLLEGQAREAVHNNLIGTKIVAEAAIASNVARFVLISTDKAVNPTNVMGATKRAAEILCQNLDKASNTRFTTVRFGNVLDSAGSVVPLFREQIRAGGPVTVTHPDITRYFMTIPEACQLIMLAETVGKGGEVFVLDMGEPVKIVYLAEQMIRLSGKVPGKDIHIEFVGLRPGEKLYEELFHHEEQLMETGYSKLRLAQARVYEDDVWSSNIRALTQACQEPGRHDIVQLLKQLVPEFKSDV; this is translated from the coding sequence ATGACGATCAGATTTCGCTCCCGCACCTCTATATTCCTGCATGATTTGATGATGGTGCCGCTGGCTTGGCTGGGTGCCTATTGGTTGCGCTTTAACCTGGACGAGATTCCCGACGAATTTTTTTATTCGGCTTTATTGTTTCTGCCGGTTGTTATCGGCATACAGGTATCCGCTTTTTGGACCTTCGGTTTGTATCGCGGTGTTTGGCGATTTTCGTCAATGCCCGATTTGATCAGGATCGCAAAATCTGTCTCCGCGGGAATTTTTTTCATTACAGGGATTCTGTTTCTTTACAACCGGTTAGAAGGCTTACCCCGCTCTGTAATACCGCTTTATATGTTGATTTTATTGGCATTATTATGTGTTCCACGGTTTGTGTACCGATTTTGGAAGGAGCGGGATATTGTTGAGCGGATTGGCTTGCGGGCATTGATTGTCGGCGCCGGTGCGGCAGGAGACATGCTGGTGCGCGACTTGTTATCCAATCCGAACAGCGGCTATATACCTGTCCTATTTGCCGATGATCAGGCCGGTAAATTAAATCGGGAAATTCGTGGGATCCGCGTGGCCGGCCGGATCGAGCAAATTCCTGCGTTAATCGAGCAGTGGGAAGTCGAAGTGGTGTTGATTGCCATACCTTCCGCGACCGACACGCAGATGCGCCGCATAGTGGAAATTTGCGAAAGCAGTAAGGTACGATTTCAAACCCTGCCATCGGTTAAGGAATTGCTTAGCGGCGCGGTGACCAAAGCCAGTCTTAGAAATGTTTCGATAACGGATATTCTGGGCCGCGATCCCGTGTGGTTGGATTGGCACGGCATTCAAGCCAGTCTGCATGACAAAACCATATTGGTAACGGGCGGCGGCGGGTCTATTGGTTCGGAATTGTGTAAGCAATTGGCCAAAATTCAACCCCGCAACCTGATTGTCTTCGATCAGTGCGAGTTTAATTTATACAAAATCGATGCGGAATTATCACGGCATTATCCGCAGCTACCGCATTTGGCAATTTTGGGCGATGTGACTCAGGCATTAGCGGTACAGCAGATTATCGACTCGCAAAAACCGGACGTGATTTTTCATGCCGCGGCTTACAAACATGTGCCGCTATTGGAGGGGCAAGCAAGAGAAGCGGTGCATAATAATTTGATCGGCACCAAAATTGTTGCCGAGGCAGCTATCGCTTCCAATGTTGCACGATTTGTACTCATTTCGACCGACAAAGCGGTAAATCCCACTAATGTGATGGGTGCCACCAAACGAGCGGCGGAAATTTTGTGCCAGAATCTGGATAAAGCCAGTAATACTCGGTTTACTACTGTACGGTTCGGGAATGTGTTGGATTCCGCTGGCAGTGTAGTGCCGTTGTTTCGCGAGCAGATTCGTGCCGGCGGACCGGTTACCGTTACACATCCCGATATTACCCGCTACTTCATGACCATTCCCGAGGCCTGCCAATTGATTATGTTGGCTGAAACAGTGGGCAAGGGTGGAGAAGTGTTTGTGCTGGACATGGGGGAACCGGTCAAAATTGTGTATCTCGCCGAGCAAATGATTCGACTGAGCGGAAAAGTTCCCGGCAAGGATATTCATATTGAATTTGTCGGTTTGCGGCCGGGCGAAAAATTGTATGAAGAACTATTCCACCACGAAGAACAGCTAATGGAAACCGGCTATAGCAAATTACGGTTGGCCCAAGCGAGAGTTTACGAAGATGATGTTTGGTCGAGTAACATTCGGGCGTTGACACAAGCGTGTCAAGAACCGGGACGGCACGACATTGTGCAGCTATTAAAACAATTAGTACCCGAATTCAAATCGGACGTTTAA